In the bacterium genome, one interval contains:
- a CDS encoding acyl-CoA dehydrogenase family protein — MSNIISEVDLAFKTAARQFAEKVIVPIAADFDRSGSFPEKVIAKAYDQGLVNLIIPEQDGGIGLTNLQAAHVVEALAWGCAGIATSCLANDLALTPIVLAGTAAQRKRFVGELAAQKHLASFCLSEPGAGSDVAGMSTKLDKVEGGYLLTGAKQWITNGGYAAQYTVFATLDKSLKHKGITCVVVPASAVGVTRGKHEDKLGQRASNTTPIIFDKVFIPEDQRIGNEGEGFRIAMQTLDITRPLTAMIAVGIGARAVECARSYALDRKQFGEAIAHFQGIQFMLADMVTEIEASRLLSLNAAALADAAKPNTLESSMAKRFAADAAMKVAVDAVQIFGGYGYTKDYPVEKLMRDAKLMQIYEGTSQIQRLVIAREFLR; from the coding sequence ATGAGTAATATTATTTCTGAAGTAGACTTAGCCTTCAAAACCGCAGCACGGCAATTTGCCGAAAAAGTAATTGTGCCGATTGCGGCAGATTTTGATCGATCTGGGAGTTTTCCCGAAAAAGTTATCGCCAAGGCCTACGATCAGGGATTGGTAAATTTAATCATCCCCGAGCAAGATGGGGGAATCGGGCTTACGAATCTACAAGCTGCGCATGTAGTTGAAGCCCTAGCTTGGGGCTGTGCAGGGATTGCAACTTCTTGTTTAGCGAATGATTTGGCGCTGACTCCGATTGTGCTTGCGGGCACAGCAGCGCAAAGAAAACGATTTGTTGGCGAGCTTGCTGCACAAAAGCACTTGGCATCTTTTTGTCTGAGTGAACCAGGTGCGGGGTCAGATGTCGCGGGAATGTCAACTAAGCTTGATAAAGTCGAAGGTGGGTATCTCCTGACTGGAGCAAAGCAGTGGATTACCAATGGCGGCTATGCAGCTCAGTACACTGTGTTTGCAACGCTCGATAAAAGCTTAAAACATAAAGGCATTACTTGCGTTGTTGTTCCTGCAAGTGCAGTTGGCGTGACTCGTGGCAAGCACGAAGACAAGCTTGGCCAGCGCGCCTCCAACACAACACCAATTATTTTTGATAAAGTTTTTATTCCCGAGGACCAGCGGATTGGCAACGAAGGGGAAGGGTTTAGGATCGCGATGCAGACACTTGACATCACGCGCCCACTAACAGCGATGATTGCGGTTGGAATTGGTGCTCGTGCGGTGGAATGTGCGCGCAGTTATGCCTTGGACCGTAAGCAATTTGGCGAAGCAATTGCGCATTTTCAGGGCATTCAGTTTATGTTGGCAGATATGGTCACAGAAATTGAAGCATCGCGGCTATTATCGCTAAATGCTGCTGCTCTAGCTGATGCGGCTAAGCCGAATACCTTAGAATCTTCGATGGCCAAACGCTTTGCGGCGGATGCGGCGATGAAGGTTGCAGTAGACGCTGTGCAAATTTTTGGTGGGTACGGTTATACTAAAGATTACCCTGTAGAGAAGTTAATGCGAGATGCTAAATTGATGCAAATCTACGAGGGCACAAGTCAAATCCAACGTTTAGTGATTGCTAGAGAATTTTTACGTTAA